The genomic stretch CGCCATCCGGGTCGAGCGGCAAAGCGAAGCCACTCTTGGAGAGCAGTACCAGCCCACCATCCGCTTGGTGCAGGGCATGGATGGGCAGGCTCTCGGAGAGCTTGGCCAGGGCCTGGTCCCGCTGATCCTCGAGGCCACTTGTGCCAAGTCCGCGCGAGCGGTCGCCACGAATGCCGATGGTCAGCTGCGCGATGTCACGCAAACCTGCATTCACCAGCGCCACTTCACGGACCATGCCATCATGCGCCTGCTGCCGAGCGTCGGTGACCGCGCCCGCCACATCCTGGAAGCGGGATGCCACGTTGCGTGCAGCATTCACCGCATCGCGCTGCAGGCCGCCCTCACCAGGCGCAGCGCGGAGCCCGGTGAGGCTGGTCCGAAGGGCGGCGATCGTATCCCCCAGGTTCTCGCCGGCGGCCGCGCTGCCATGCATGGCTTCAATTCCTGAGAGCAGGCGCTCCCGCACACCAGCCGCTGCGGCCTCGCCGCCGCGCGCGTCACGTTCGTTGAGCAGCGCCTGGTCTACCTCACGCCGTGCATCGCCGAGTCGCACGCCGAGCGGCATGCCGGCTGCCGTGCGCGATTCCGCTGCACCTGTCTTGCGGGTGTAGCCAGGCGTATCGGCGTTGGTGATATTCTGCGAGACATTCGCCAAGGCGCGCTGCGTGGCTTGCAGCCCACTCTTGGCGATTCCCAGGGCAAGATCGAGGCTCATGGTTGGTTCACCTTATCGAGACGCCCATTGACGAAAGATGAAGCGCCCAAAGCGCGCCAATGCGGCTCACGGCCAGCGCGTCAGCGCTTCATGTTGATGGTGTCCTGAAGCATCTCATCCGCGGCGGTCACCACCTTCGTATTCGCCGTATAGGCGCGCTGTGCGACAATCAGCTTGGTGAACTCGGTTCCGATATCCACGTTGGATTTCTCCAGCGCGCCAACCACGAGCTTGCCCACGCCATTGCTTGCCACGTCGGTGACCTGCGCCTCACCGCTTTCGATGGTGCGCATGAAGCCCTGGCCATCCAGGCGTTGCAGGTTGTCCGCATCGCTGAAGGCAACGAGCGGCACACGCGCCACGATGCGGAACTGGCCATTGTCGTAATTCACCGCGATGTCGCCATTCTCGCGCACGGCCAACCCTGAATAGGCACCCGGAGGCACGCCGTTCTGCGAGAGGTTGCGGAGCGAGAAATCCTTGCCCGCATATTGCGTGATACCCTGCGCCACATTGAAGCGGCCGAGGTTCAGTGAGATCGGCTGGTTGCCCAGGCCAAAATCCATCTCAAAGGCATAATCAACCGCCGTATTCGGCGTGCCGGTCAGACCGTCGAAGCTTTCTATTCTGCCATTTTGGCCAAAGATCAGCGGAATATCGATGCCACCTGCAACAGGATTCGGCGTGATCGTCATGTTCCAGCCCCGCGGCGTGCCGTCCGTCATCTGGGCAAAGGTCAGGGTGACCGCGTGGCGCGTGCCGACCTGATCATAAACCTGGATTTGTGTACTGAAGCTCTTGGCATCGATGGCCGTGGCGGGTGGAGGGATGGCCGGGATATTGGCCGAGATCTCGATATTGGAGGTCGCGATGGGATTGAACACCTGCTGGCTGACCCGTACGGGCTCCAGCGTGGTGCGGTCCACCACGCCGTTTGCATCGAGGGGCCAACCCTGCAGGAAGTAGTTGCCGCCATTCACCAGATAGCCATCACGATCCATCCGGAAATCACCGGCACGGGTGTAGAATTGCCGCTCATCGAAGATCGGCAGGCCGTCAACGGCGCCACGCGCCTGAGCGACACTGAAGAAGCCCTGCCCACCAATGGCGAGACCGAGCGGATTTTCGCTCTGCTCCACTGTTCCCTGCACCGTGTTCGTGAAATCCGGCCGCGCCATCACCGAGCCTGGTGAATGCGAACTGGCGCTGGACTGTGTGATCAGATCCTGAAAATTCGTGTCAATCCGCTTGAAGCCGGTCGTCTGGCTATTGGCCAGGTTGTCCGAGATGTGGCCCAGCGAGCGCGATTGCGCGTTGAGGCCTGAAATCGCCGTGGTCATCGCGCCAAAGAGCGACATAGAGAGGACTCCCTTGCCTGGGGGGTTGCGTGGATGCGGCCGCCCCGAGATGCAGGGCTGCGCTGCGCCTCGCAGGATGCATGCCAGGATTTCGGAGCTTCAGCCGGGCAGAATCTGCCGCGAGGAGATCAGAACTGCCGCGTGCAGGGCGGGCATTGCCCAGTGCTCCTGGCTTTCCACTTGGCCCGGCCCTTGCTGTGGGCTCCAGGAAGGCGCGGGATCAGGAACGGGCAATGGGGTCCGGCCACTCAGCCTCTGGGGGGTGATTGGCATGGATGGCGGCTATTCCATCGGCTTGGCGCCTGCGGCAAGCCCAACGCCGAGCCTGGTAAGCCCCCCTGCCGCGCCACCGGAATCCGGCGCTGAGACGGGGTTTCAGGACGCACTGAACCGAAGCGTGG from Sediminicoccus sp. KRV36 encodes the following:
- the flgE gene encoding flagellar hook protein FlgE — translated: MSLFGAMTTAISGLNAQSRSLGHISDNLANSQTTGFKRIDTNFQDLITQSSASSHSPGSVMARPDFTNTVQGTVEQSENPLGLAIGGQGFFSVAQARGAVDGLPIFDERQFYTRAGDFRMDRDGYLVNGGNYFLQGWPLDANGVVDRTTLEPVRVSQQVFNPIATSNIEISANIPAIPPPATAIDAKSFSTQIQVYDQVGTRHAVTLTFAQMTDGTPRGWNMTITPNPVAGGIDIPLIFGQNGRIESFDGLTGTPNTAVDYAFEMDFGLGNQPISLNLGRFNVAQGITQYAGKDFSLRNLSQNGVPPGAYSGLAVRENGDIAVNYDNGQFRIVARVPLVAFSDADNLQRLDGQGFMRTIESGEAQVTDVASNGVGKLVVGALEKSNVDIGTEFTKLIVAQRAYTANTKVVTAADEMLQDTINMKR